Part of the Fodinicola acaciae genome is shown below.
GTCGGCCAGGCCGGCCAGGTCAGGCGGCTCGATCCGGAGGATCAGCGGCCGCCTGGACCCGTCCGCCCGCACCGCGTCGAAAGCGTACGTGTGCATGTTCGCACCGGCGGACAGCCTGGTCAGGCCCTCGACCAGCGGGACGTCCAGGTGCTTGGCGAGCCGATCGGCGAGCTGCACGCGGCCTCCCTGGTAACTGATCGGTCGTTAGTTTAGGGTCTCGACATGGACTTCGCGATCCCGGCCGACCTCGCCGCGTTCCTGGCCGAGCTGGATGCGTTCGTCGAGCGGGAGATCCGGCCGCTGGAGCGGGAGAACATCCAGTATTTCGACCACCGGCGCGAATGGGCGCGCACCGACTGGGACAACGACGGCCTGCCGCGCCGCGCATGGGAGGACCTGCTCGGCGAGATGCGCCGCCGCGCCGACGCGGCCGGCTTTCTGCGCTATGCGTTGCCGGCCGAGCTCGGCGGCCGGGACGGCGGCAACCTGGGCATGGCGATCATCCGCGAGCATCTTGCGCACCAGGGTCTGGGGCTGCACAACGATCTGCAAAACGAGGCGTCGGTCGTCGGCAACTTCCCGCAGGCGCACATGCTGTTGCGACATGGCACACCGGAGCAACGAGCCGAGCTGCTCGAGCCGTCGCTGACCGGTGACGTGTCGATTGCTTTTGGCCTGACAGAGCCAACACATGGCAGCGACGCGACCTGGATGGAGACCACCGCCGAACGCCGCGGCGGTGACTTTGTCATCAATGGAGCCAAACGCTTCAACACCGGCGTGCATCGAGCCACGCACGACCTGATTTTCGCGCGTACGTCCGGAAAAGCCGGCGACGCGCGGGGGATCACCGCGTTCGTCGTGCCGACCAACACGCCTGGCTTCACACCGACGACGTACCACTGGACCTTCAACATGCCGACCGACCACGCCGAAGTCGAGCTGCGGGACGTACGCGTACCGGCCTCGGCGATCCTGGGCGCGGAAGGCGAAGGCCTGATGGTGGCGCAGACTTTCGTACACGAGAACCGGATCCGGCAGGCCGCCTCTGGTGTCGGCGCGGCGCAATACTGCATCGACGAGAGCGTCGCCTATGCGAAGGAGCGGACCGTCTTCGGCCGCTCGCTGTCGAGCCACCAGGCCATCCAGTGGCCGCTGGCCGAGCTGCACACCGACGCCGAGCTGGTGCGTACACTGGTGTACAAAACCGCTGCTCAGATGGACGATGTCGAGCATCCGGTGCAGGTGACCGACAAGGTCTCGATGTGCAACTATCGGGCCAACCGGCTGGTGTGTGAGGCCGCCGACCGCGCGATCCAGGTGCACGGCGGGATCGGCTACACGCGGCACAAACCCTTCGAGCACATCTATCGGCACCATCGCCGCTATCGGATCACCGAAGGCTCCGAGGAAGTGCAGATCCGCAAGGTCGCCGGCGTCCTCTTCGGCTTCGTCGGCTGAGCCGGCCACCGTGAGCGGACCGCTGGGCAACACGCTCGCGACAGCGACCGCAGGGATGCTTCGACGGCTCGTCCTGGGGCGCCGCGACTTGGGCTCCAACGCCGCCGCCGGCCCGTCAACGACGCTACGCCGCCGGATCTCATAGAACGTCTCGTGCGAGATGCCGCGCTCAGCACAGAAGGTCGTCAGACCCCGAAGCGCATCAGGCGGCCACTGCGTGACAACACGGCGATCCTCGCGGTGGTGTTGGTTTGTTTGGCGGTCCACCTGTTCGGTCTCAGTTGAACAGGTGGTAGGTATTTCGCAGCGGTTTCTGCTCGAAGTCCACGTACTGCGGTGGAATGAATTCCGGTACGCCGTTGACGATCCGGACTTGCCAGTCGCCGTGGTGGATCTGCCGGTGGTGAAATTCGCACAGCAGCACGCAATTGTCGATGGAGGTTTCACCTCCGTCGGCCCAGTGCCGCACGTGGTGTGCTTTCGTCCAGCGTACGGGTCGGGTGCAGCCGATCATCGCGCAGCCGCGGTCGCGGGCGATCAATGCTTTGCGCAGTTCATCGGTGACCAGCCGTTCGGTGCGGCCGACGTCCAAGGCTTCGCTTTGGGTGCCGAGCACGAGCGGGGTGATGTCGCAGTCGCACGCGAGCCTTCTGGCGGCTTCGGGGCTGATGACGGTGTTTTCGTACGCGCGGACCTGGCCGAGCTTGTCCCTGAGCATCTCCCACGACAAGGTGATGGTCAGGTGCGGGCGCTCGCGGCCCTGGATCGGCAGCTTCTCGCTGTTTCTCGGCGTCGGGTCCAACTGCGAGTCGGTCAGCTCGCCGCGGCGCACGGCCTCGCCGGCGTATTCCAACTGCACGCACCGACTCGCCTCGGTTGGGGAGAACTTCAGGAAATCCCCCAGGAACGCGGCGGTGTCGGCGTGCCCGAACTTCGTCGCGATCGTCTGGTCATCGGCGGCCCTCACTACCGCCAGAAGCGCGGCTTTGGCCGTACGCACCGCCTGCTCGGCAAAACCGCAACGCGGCCGCGAACTCCTCCTTACCCGACAGCAACAACGGGTCATCCGCCGGCTGAAATGAAGGAATGGTCATGGCATTAACGATACCCCATCGACCGACAAAACCAGACCGTCGGGGTCGCATGTTTCCGCTGCCGAACAACGTAAAATGCAGCGCGCGTTGAACGGCAATAGGCGCTACTACTACTACTACTACTACTACTACTCGACGGCGAGCGCTCTCCATATTTGCCGATCACGCGGACCGCGCGAGATCGGGTTCGGTTGCGGCGAGCCGGGACTGTGCCGGCTGGGTGACTTCTTCGGCCCAGTCACGGCGGGTCCATTGTGGGCGGGTACTGACGTGACGGTGGCGGGCTAGCGGCTCGATCCAGACGAAGATCGAGCAGGTCCGCCTCGTATGTACGCGGAGTCCTCTTTCGGGGATCGGCGGCCCAGTTGATTGACACGACGTATGCCGTTCTGGTTATATACGAGCATGAGCATTCGTGACATGGGAACGTTTGGCATGACGGCGGACGGGCGTTGTGCGCTGCGCTTCGAGCGCCAGCTCCGTCACTCGCCGGCCACAGTCTGGCGCGCACTGACCGA
Proteins encoded:
- a CDS encoding acyl-CoA dehydrogenase family protein, with the protein product MDFAIPADLAAFLAELDAFVEREIRPLERENIQYFDHRREWARTDWDNDGLPRRAWEDLLGEMRRRADAAGFLRYALPAELGGRDGGNLGMAIIREHLAHQGLGLHNDLQNEASVVGNFPQAHMLLRHGTPEQRAELLEPSLTGDVSIAFGLTEPTHGSDATWMETTAERRGGDFVINGAKRFNTGVHRATHDLIFARTSGKAGDARGITAFVVPTNTPGFTPTTYHWTFNMPTDHAEVELRDVRVPASAILGAEGEGLMVAQTFVHENRIRQAASGVGAAQYCIDESVAYAKERTVFGRSLSSHQAIQWPLAELHTDAELVRTLVYKTAAQMDDVEHPVQVTDKVSMCNYRANRLVCEAADRAIQVHGGIGYTRHKPFEHIYRHHRRYRITEGSEEVQIRKVAGVLFGFVG
- a CDS encoding HNH endonuclease signature motif containing protein; the protein is MRTAKAALLAVVRAADDQTIATKFGHADTAAFLGDFLKFSPTEASRCVQLEYAGEAVRRGELTDSQLDPTPRNSEKLPIQGRERPHLTITLSWEMLRDKLGQVRAYENTVISPEAARRLACDCDITPLVLGTQSEALDVGRTERLVTDELRKALIARDRGCAMIGCTRPVRWTKAHHVRHWADGGETSIDNCVLLCEFHHRQIHHGDWQVRIVNGVPEFIPPQYVDFEQKPLRNTYHLFN